Below is a window of Ralstonia pickettii DNA.
GCCTTGCTGGCGCTGTCCATTTACCTCACGCTGTCGTGCGGCCTGCTGGCGATGGCGAACGCGGCCTTCATGGGCATCGGCGCGTACACCTCCGCACTGCTGACGATGAATGCCGAGATGCCTTTTTCCTTCGCGCTGCTGGGCGGCATGGCGGCACCGGCCGTGGTGGCCGTCGTCATCGGCCGGCCGACGCTGCGTCTTTCGGGCGTGTATCTGGCCATGGCCACGCTTGGTTTCGGCGAAGTCGTGCGCGTGCTGATCCTGAACACCGAGAACTGGACCGGCGGCGCGCTGGGCCTGAACGGCATTCCTCAATTGACCCAGTGGTGGCATGTGGCGGTGGCCGTATTGGCCACGCTGTTCGTGCTGGCGCGCATGCGGCGCTCGAAGGTCGGGCGCGCATTCGAGGCCATCAAGGAAGACGAAACCGCTGCGGGCCTCATGGGCATCAACGTGGCGGGCGCCAAACTGCTGGCGTTTACGCTGGGCGCGGCCATTGCCGGGCTGGCGGGCGCACTCAACGCGCACCTGACGTTCTTCATCGGCCCGAACGAATTCGGCTTCGACCGCGGCGTTGAAATTCTCACGATGACGATTCTTGGCGGCACGAACGGCCTGACGGGCCCGGTGCTCGGCAGCCTGATCCTGTCATTGCTGCCCGAGCTGCTGCGTGCGTTCAAGGATTTCCGCCTGGTCGTCAACGGCGTGATCCTGATGGTGATCGTGCTGTTCCTGCCCAAGGGCATTTGGGATCCGGCGCGTTTCGCGCGCTGGCTCGGCATCAAGCGCGGCGGCACGATGCCTGGCACGGGCGCCACCCCGGCTGCTTCCAATGAATCGCACTGAGGCCGCCATGCTGAAACTCACCTCCATTTCCAAGCGCTTTGGCGGCCTGTCGGTCTTGCAGGACGTCAACATTGAAGTGCCGCAAGGCAGCATCTTTGGCTTGATCGGCCCGAACGGCGCCGGCAAGACGACCGTCTTCAACCTCATCACAGGCCTGCTGGCCCCCACCGGTGGCTCGCTCACATTCAACGGCGAAGATCTCGTCGGCAAGAAGCCGCACCAGATCACGCAGATGGGCATTGCGCGCACCTTCCAGAACATCCGCATCTTCAAGGAGATGACGTTGCTGGAAAACGTGGTGGTCGGCATGCACCGGCATCTGGACTACGGTGCGCCGGGCCTGCTGCTCTCGCTGCCGAAGTACCGCGCCGCCGAGCGTCGCGCGCGCGATCGCGCACTGGAGCTGCTTTCGTGGGTCAAGCTCGACCACAAGGCGCATGACATTGCCGACAACCTCTCGTACGGCGACCAGCGCAAGCTTGAACTCGCGCGGGCCTTGGCCACCGAGCCCAAGCTGCTGCTGCTCGACGAGCCCGTCGCCGGCATGAACACGGGCGAGAAGGTCGACCTGATGGCCGAGATCGAAAACATCAAGGCGCGCGGCTACACGATCTTCATGATCGAGCACGACATGCGTTTCGTGATGGGCCTGTGCGAGCGCATTGCGGTGCTGAACTTCGGCCGCATCATCGCAGAGGGGCCGCCAGAGGCGATCCGCAACGACCCGCAAGTCATCGAAGCGTATCTGGGCCGCGATGACGACGATGACGCGAACGGCGAGGCCGCGCAGAAGGAGACGGCATGACCACGTTGCTGGAAGTGAAAGGGCTCGATGTGTCGTACGGGCACATCGCAGCCGTGAAGGGCATCGACTTTGCGCTCAAGGCGGGCGAGATCACCTCACTGGTCGGCGCAAACGGTGCGGGCAAATCGACCACGCTGCTGGCGCTTTCGGGCCTGATTCCGAAGTCGCAGGGTGATGTGCGCGGCAAGATCCTGTTCGAAGGCGAAGACGTTACGCAGTGGTCTGCCCACAAGCGTGTGGAACGCGGCATCGTGCAGGTGGCCGAAGGGCGCGCCACGCTCACTACGATGACGGTGCGCGAGAACCTGGAGCTGGGCGCCTATACACGAAACGCGCGCAAGGACCGCGGCCAGATCGCCTCCGACCTGGAGCGCGTATTCCACCTGTTCCCGCGCCTGAAGGAGCGCATCGACGGTCTGGCCGGCAACCTGTCGGGCGGCGAGCAGCAGATGTTGGCCATCGGCCGCGCGCTGATGGCGCGTCCGCGCGTGCTGCTGCTGGATGAACCATCGATGGGCCTCGCGCCGATCATCGTGCAGGAGATCTTCCGCATCCTGCGCACCATCAATGCCGAGGGGCTGACGATCTTCCTGGTCGAGCAGAACGTGCGCCAGGCGCTGAAGATCGCGCAACACGGCTACGTATTGGAAACCGGCGAGATCGTGCTGGCGGATAGCGGCAAAAACCTGCTGGGTAATCCGCGCGTGCTCGAAGCCTACCTGGGCGGCTGAGTGTTTCGGACGCGCCTCGGCATGCAACATTGCCGAGGCGCAAGAACCGCATATCCATTGGGTTTGCGGTTCGTTTTCATCCAAAAGCGTACCCGTTTCTGCGTACGTTCAAATCCCCGCCAAGACGTGTCGCTGTGCGTCGAACAACGCGATCAATGCGTCGGCCACGGCCCGCACGCGTGGTGATCGACGAACGTCGGGGTGGATCACCAACCAGATTTCTCGATGCAACGCAGGGTCGTCAACGGGCAATCGGCGCAAAAGCGTACCCGTTTCTGCGGGCGCGCCAAGCAGGTGCGGCAGCGCTGCGACACCCAGTCCGGCCAACGCTGCCTGATGCATTGCTGCCAGATCGCTGCAACGTAAGACCACGCGACGGTCGCCTGCGTAGTTGTCCAGCCAGCGCTGTTGCGGCACGTGACGCAGGTTGTCGTCGTAGCCGATGAATTCCCATTCGGATTCGGGGCGTGCGAGCACCTCTGCGGTGGCGTACAGACCGTAGCCGAGGTCGCCCAGCGGCCGTGTCGCCAAGGCAGACGACGTTGGACGCGACAGGCGCACCGCCAGGTCGGCCTCGTGCGCCATCAGGTTGGCGTTGCGTTTTTCGCCCAGCAGCACGAGGTCGATGCCGGGCCATTGCCGGCGCAGCGTCGCCAGGTTGGGCGCGATGATGTGGCTGGCCACCGTGGGTGGCGCAGAGATACGCACCGTCCCACGCAAGCTGCCCGCGCCTGCTGCCGCACGTACAAAGCCAGCGGCTTCCTGCTCCATGCGTTCAGCGCGTTCTGCCAGCGCGTTGCCCTCCGCAGTCAGGCGCCAGCCGCGCGGCAGGCGGTCGAACAAGCGCACGCCCAACGATTGCTCCAACGCATCTGCACGCCGCGCGACCGTGGTGTGTTCCACCGCCAGACGTCGGGCAGCGGCCGACAAGCTGCCCTCGCGCGCCAGCACGAGAAAGTAGCGCACGTCATCCCACTGCAAGGAAGAAGAAGGTTCGACCGCCGCCGCACGCGCCAGGGCACGCACGTTTTTTGGCCAATCTGAGCTTTTTTGCACAGAAGCTGATCAGTTTTTGTGAATTCCCGGGTGATTCTGAACGGATTACGCTTGTTTCACAACGTGATGAACGCAGTACCCGTCACCACAAAAACCGAAAAGCGTACCCATTTCTGCGAGGACTTTTGCCATGCATGCCAAAGTGATTCAACTCCGTGAACCCGGACCGGCATTGGCTCTGCGGGCCGCCAGCCTGATGTTGCCACCACCCGCACCGAACGCGTTGACGGTGCGCCACACCGCCGTTGGCGTGAACTTTGTCGACGTGTATCACCGTACCGGCTTGTATCCCGTTGCGGCGTTTCCGGCAGTGCTCGGGGTGGAGGGTGTCGGCGTGGTGGAAGCATTGGGTACAGACGTACGCGGTTTTGTGGTGGGCCAGCGTGTCGCCTGGGCCGGCTTGATGGACGGCGCGCCCGGCGGCTATGCCAGCCACCGCAACATCCCGGCCGAACGGGCGATTGCCTTGCCCGATGCGCTGGATGACGAAACCGTGGCAGCCACGTTGGTCCGCGGCATCACTGCACACATGCTGCTGACGCGGGTACGGCAGGTGCGCGCCGGCGATACGGTGCTCGTGCATGCCGCAGCCGGCGGCTTGGGCGCGTTGCTGGTCCAGTGGGCCAAGCGCCAGGGGGCGCGCGTGATCGGCACGGTGGGCAGCGAAGCGAAGGCCGCCATCGCCATCGGCCACGGCGCGGACCACATCGTGCTGCATCGCCAGCAAGATGTGCGCGAAGCCGTGCTCCAGCTCACCGGCGGGGAAGGCGTCGACTACGTGGTCGACGGCATTGGCGGCGCCATGCTGCAGACCTCGTTGGCGGTGACGCGACCCTTCGGCATGGTGGCAAGCATCGGTCAGGCGGGCGATGTCGGCAACGCTCAAACGAACGCCGTCGATCTTGCAGCGCTTGGGCCATCGCGATCCATTGCGTTGGCGCGGCCGGGTGTCATCCGCTACATGGCCGATCTGTCGAACTACCGGACCGGGGCACAGGCCGCTTTGCAGCGCATGCTCGAGGGCGTGCGCGTGCCGGTGGGCGGGACCTATGCACTCGAAGATGCCGCTGCCGCCCACACTGCACTGGAGGCCGGACACACCGTCGGGGCCTTGCTCTTGCGCCCTTGAGAACCCTGCGCGGCGAAGGGTTTCCGTGCAAAGCGTACCCATTTCTGCGGGACACTGAGCGTGGTTGTTTCACGCTGCCGGGTCTCGCGTTTCGAAGGTGTCACATCCACCCACAAGGAGCCATCGCATGCTGTACCTGATTCTTTTCAACTACACCGCACCGCTTGAAGCACTCGATCGTGTGCTGCCTGCGCACCGCGCGCATCTGGACGCCCACTATGCGAGCGGCCACTTCCTGATGTCGGGGCCGTTCTTCCCGCGTGAAGGCGGTGGGATCCTGGCGCGTGCCGAATCCCGCGAAGAGATCGACGCCATCGTCGCGCGCGATCCTTTTGTGATCGAAAACCTCGTGCAGGCGCGCGTCATTGCCTGGGGCCCGAATCGTCGAAGTGCAGATACACCACAAGCGTGGCTGCCAGACGCCGTGGTCGCGACATCGACTTAAAACGGGTGCGGTGCCGTCGCTATCATGTCGACCTGTCCTGATGTGAATCGACATGACCGACACGCCGCCGCCTCAACCGGATATGCCGCGCCAGCCATGGTGGCGGCGCGCGATTGCCCGACTGCCCTTCGGTCGCGAGCATCTGGTGTTCGTGATTGCCGGGCTGATCGGCTGCGCGGGCGCCTTGTCGACGATCCTGTTTCGCGAATGCCTGCGTCAACTGCAATGGTGGCTTTCGGGTACGGACCAAGGTTTGGTGGCCACGGCGCGGGCGCTGCCTTGGTGGGCGCGACTGCTCGTGCCGACCGTGGGCGGACTGCTGGCAGGCATCACGTTGCAGGTGGGCCTGAAGTGGATTCCCCGCAAAGGCTCAGATGACTATATGGAAGCCATTGCCGTGGGCGATGGCGTGTTGAGCGCGCGGCAGAGCCTGGTACGCAGCGCGTCGTCGTTGTGCTCGGTGGCCAGCGGCGCATCGATCGGGCGCGAAGGGCCGATGGTGCAGCTGGCGGCAATGTGCGGCTCGCTGGTCGGCCGCGTGCTGCGGCACTGGACGCCCGTGCCGGTCGAGCAATTGCGTCTGCTGGTCGCCTGCGGTGCCGCTGCCGGCATCACGTCTGCCTACAACGCGCCCATCTCCGGTGCGGTGTTCGTCTGCGAAATCGTGTTTGGTGTCATCACCACGGCGACGCTCGGGCCGCTGCTGGTGGCGGCGGTCACCGCTGACATCGTGGTGCGCCAATTCTTCGGCTACGGGGCGGTCTACGAGATGCCGCACTTCGATTTCGTTTCCGGCTGGGAAGTGCTGACGTATCTCGGCCTGGGTCTGGCCGCGGGGATGGCTGGGCCGTTGCTGCTCGGTTTGATCGACCGCGCGCGCGATGCGTTCGCACGTACCAGGCTGCCGCTTACGTTGCGCTTGGCCGCCGGCGGGTTGATCGTCGGTGTGCTTTCAACGGGCGTGCCCGAGGTCTGGGGTAACGGCTACAGCGTGGTCAATGCGTTCCTGCACGAGCCGTGGCTGTGGCAGACGGTGGCGCTCGTGCTGATCTGCAAGGTGGTGGCGACGGCGTCAAGCGCAGGGTCGGGCGCAGTGGGCGGTGTCTTTACGCCCACGCTGTTCTGCGGCGCCGCGTTGGGTTTGCTGTATGGAACAGGCATGCACGCGCTGCTGCCGGATGCAGCGCCCGTGCCGGTCAGCTACGCCGTGGTCGGCATGGGCGCGCTGCTGGCCGCCACCACGCATGCGCCCCTCATGTCGATCCTCATGATCTTCGAGATGACGCTGTCGTATCAGGTGGTGCTGCCGCTCATGTTGGCTTGCATCACTGGCTATGTGACGGCGCATGCGGCAGGTGCCCCGTCCGTGTATGCGCGTGCGCTGGCGCGCAATCGTCAGGACGCAGGCGACGCCGCCGCGCACCTTCCAACGCCCCCGAATGGCACGCAGAAATAGGTACGCTTTGACGCTGATCCATCAACGGCCATCAGTGTTCGGAGATCGCCCCCTCGCCTTGTCAGCTAACTCGAAGCAAAAGCGATCTATAGGTTGCTTTTTGGGTTGCGTTTTCGGGAACTTTTAGGCGGCCCTTCGACATTTGTTGCTATTGCGAATCGTTATCATTTATATTTGCGTCCGCAATACGTAGTGCGCTCTCGTGCACGGCGGCACGGGCGCAGGAGGGCGTTCCGTCCCGGCTGGCACTCAATAGAAGAGCGCCGCCGGAGAAACCACGCAATGAACCGCCGCACGCCCGTCGCCAGCGCCCTGTTGGCTTTGTTTGCCACGCCCACCGTCGCCCTTGCCCAGCAGGCCACGCTTGCGCAGGCACCCGCCACCGCCACCTTGCCGGAAGCCGTTGTAAAAGGCGCCGCCCCTCGCGACGACTACAACGCCGCCAGAAGCTCCATTTCCAAACTGCCTGAAAACCTGCGCGATGTGCCGCAATCGGTGACGGTCGTGCCCAAGGCGTTGACCGACGCGCAAGGCGGCAGCTCGCTTGCCGATGCGCTGCGCAATGTGCCTGGCATCACCATTGGTGCGGCCGAAGGCGGGCAGATCGGCAACAACATCAATCTGAACGGCTTCTCGGCGCGTACCGACATCTACCTCGACGGCTTCCGGGATCGCGGCCAGTATTACCGCGACCTGTTCGCCCTCGATTCAGTCGAAGTGTTGATGGGCCCGTCGTCGATGCTGTTTGGCCGCGGCTCGACGGGCGGTGTCATCAACCAGGTGACGAAAAAGCCGAATCTGAAGGCCGCCACGGAAATCACCGGTTCGGTCACCACCAACGGTCTCGTGCGGGCGACCGCCGACGTCAACACCCCCACGTCTGGCACTTCTGCATTCCGCATCGCCGCGATGGCGCAGAACGGCAAGTCGAGCACACGCGACGAGATGACCGCGCAGGATTTCGGCATCGCGCCGTCGTGGCGCTTCGGCATCGGCACGCCGACCGAGGTGACACTGTCCGCGCTGCTGCAGCACAACCGCGACATGCCCGATTACGGCCTGCCGAACCTCAACGGCCACCCGGTCAACGTCAGCCCAAAGACGTACTACGGCTACACCGATGACCGCACCACGCAGGACGTGGCGTCGTTCTCGGCCACTGTCGATCACAAGTTCTCGCCCAACCTGCGACTGCGCAATAAGACGCAGTTCAATTACGTCGAGACGGACGCGCGGGAGACAGCGCCCAACTCCGTCGGTACGGTCAATTCGTCGGGCGTGTTCACGGCGCTGACCAACAGCAATCTGCCGCTCTCCGCGCTGTCGGTGCGTTTGCAAAGCCATGACCGCCGCATCCGCGACTATTCGCTGTTCAACCAGACCGAGCTGACCGCTAAATTCGATACGGGTTCGGTCAAGCACACGCTGCTGGCCGGCACCGAGTTCGGCCACGACGGCTACGACAACCAGAATTACTATCGCAACGGTTCGTGCAACGGCACGCCGCTGGCGCAGTCGAGCATGACGAGCGGCTTTGTGTCGTGCGAGCCGCTGGTCAGCCCGAGCTACACCACATCGCCGGCCAGCACACCGTCGAGCCTGGGCAACCTGCAGGGCGGCTCGGCCAACACGGTGGCGGCGTACTTCAACGATTCGATCGAATTCACCAAGCAATGGAAGGCGGTCGCCGGCCTGCGCTATGACCGCTACGTGGCGAGCATTTCGAATTCGCTGAACTCGGCGAACACGCCTGCGTCGGCCAAGATCACCGCGCTGCCGTACGCCCAGCAGACCGTGAACTTTGTCAGCACGCGCCTGGGCGGCATCTGGCAGCCGACGGACTGGCAGTCGTACTACGTGTCGTACGGCACGTCGTTCAACCCGTCATTGGAACAACTCGTGGGCACCACGGGCCAGCAGGGGTTGGACCCGGAGAAGAACAAGTCGTACGAGGCCGGGGGCAAGTGGGATCTGCTCAACGGCGACCTGTCGGTCAACTCGGCGCTGTTCCAGATCACCAAGGACAATGCCCGCACGCAGATCGACAGCACGACGTACACGTCGGCAGGCAAGATCCGCGTGCGCGGTGCGCGCCTGGGTGCGACTGGCCACGTAACCGACAAGCTGCAGATCTTCGCGGGCTATACGTACCTGGATGCGCAGATCGTCAACGGCATCGCCGCGGGCACGCAGGGCATGACGCCGGCCAACACGCCCAAGCACGCCGCGACGGTGTGGACGAGCTACGCCTTCCTGCCGAACTGGGAAGTGGGCGCAGGCGCGTTCTACATGTCGCAGCGCTACGCCAACAACACCGACACGGTGCAGGTGGGCGGCTTCGTGCGCTGGGATGCGATGCTGGCTTACCACCAGCCGAAATACGACGTGCGTCTGAACCTGTTCAACGTGTTCAACAAGACGTATTACGATGCGCTGATTCCGTCCGATGGCGGCCGCGCCGTGCCGGGCACCGGCCGTGCGGCGATGCTGTCGGTGGTGTATCGGATGTAATGGCTGGGGGATGGGCCCTCGGCCAGCATCCCCGTTTTCTTCGAGCGCCATGCTTGTCTGCATACCGAACGTCTTCAACGCCGCGCAGGTGGCTGCGCTGCGCGATCTGCTCGACAACGCGGGCGATGCCTGGGTGGATGGCCGTGTGTCGGCCGGCTATTCGGGGGCGCCGGTCAAGGTCAACCAGCAGATCGATGAGGGCGCAGAAGTGGCCCTGCAGTGCCAGCAGCTCATCCTGAGCGTGCTGGAGCGGCACCCGCGCTTCATCAGCGCGGCGTTGCCGAACGTGGTGTACCCGCCGATGTTCAACCGCTACGGCGAAGGCATGACCTTCGGCGCGCATGTCGACGGCAGCGTGCGCATCCACCCGCACAACGGCACAAAGCTGCGTACCGATATCTCGGCCACGCTGTTTCTGTCAGACCCCGCCAGCTACGATGGCGGCGAACTGCAGATTGAAGACACCTATGGCATGCACAGCGTCAAGCTCAATGCCGGTGACCTGGTCATCTATCCGGCAACGAGCCTGCATCAGGTGACGCCCATCACGCGCGGGGTGCGCGTGGCGAGCTTCTTCTGGATCCAGAGCCTGATTCGCGATGACGCGCAGCGCGCCATGCTGTTCGACCTGGACAACGCCATCCAGACGCTCAACCAGACCGACGCCGATGCCACCGCGCGTCGCACCCTGATCGGGGTGTATCACAACCTGATGCGGCAGTGGAGCGAGACCTGATCTGAGCCGGCAGCGCCACACCGGGAAGGTTCAGCTTAGCGGCCCGAACGGCGATATAGCTCAGCCATCATGCCGCAGCTTTCCACGTGCAGCGCAACGGCGCGGCTGGCTTCACGGCGCACGATTTGCCAGAAACGGGCGAGGCGCGAAGTGCGGGCGGCTTTGAGAGCGACGGTGTTCATGGCGATTCCTTCTGCGGACTGATTTAGGGATAACCCTAGTAGGGAATACCCGAATGCTAGCCCGAATATTGCGGCGCAGCAAATCACAGTGGGCAGTGTCGCCTCGTCACCACATGGGGGTGGCAGGTTCGTCACTCAGCCGATCGTGCAGGGTTGCTGGTGGCGCGAGCAAACGTGCCTCCCGCTGGCACCGCCATACCGGCGCGAGCGTGTTCGTCACGCCTCCTTGCTAGCGACAACCGCTCTGTAGAATCAGCCCATTCCCACGGCAACCTTTCGACAGGACCGACCATGTCTGCACTGCGCACGCTGTATCCGCCCATCGAACCGTATGAAACCGGCATGCTGGACGTGGGCGATGGCCACACGGTCTACTACGAGCGCGTCGGCACGCCCGGCGCCAAGCCGGCGGTGTTCCTGCACGGTGGGCCGGGCGGTGGTGTTTCGGCAGACCACCGCCGCGTGTTCGAACCGGCACGCTACGACGTGATGCTGTTCGACCAGCGCGGCTGCGGGCGGTCAACGCCGCACGCGGGCCTGGAGGCCAACACGACGTGGCACCTTGTGGCCGATATCGAACGACTGCGCGCCATCGCCGGTGCGGACCGTTGGCTTGTCTTCGGCGGCTCGTGGGGCTCGACGTTGGCGCTCGCTTACGCGCAGAAGTATCCGCAGCATGTGAGCGAACTGGTGCTGCGTGGTATCTACACCGTCACGCAAGCCGAGCTGCGCTGGTATTACCAGTACGGCGTGTCCGAGATGTTCCCCGAGAAATGGGCACGCTTTCAGGCACCGATTCCGGAGGCCGAGCGCGGCGACATGATTGCGGCCTATCGCAAAGTGCTGACCGGCAACGACACCGCCAAGCAGATCGAAGCTGCCCGCGCGTGGAGCGTGTGGGAAGGCGAGACCATCACGCTGCTGCCCGACCCCGCCAACAGCGCGAAGCACGCCGACGACCATTTCGCCCTGGCCTTTGCGCGGCTGGAGAACCACTACTTCACGCATCAGTGCTGGCTGGAAGAGGGCCAGCTACTGCGCGAGGCGCACAGGCTGGCAGGCATTCCGGGCGTGATTGTGCATGGCCGCTACGACATGCCATGCCCCGCGCGCTATGCATATGCGTTGCATCAGGCGTGGCCGGATTCGGACTTCCACCTGATCGAAGGTGCCGGTCATGCGTGGTCCGAGCCGGGCATCCTCGATCAGTTGCTGGCCGCAACGGACCGCTTTGCCGGCAAGTAACCCATGACGGACTCCGCCGACCTGCGCTTCCTGCTCGCCATCCAGCACAACGGCAGCCTGGTGGCGACGGCGCGCGCGTTGGACTTGACGCCGTCGGCCGTGTCGCAGCGCCTGCAGCAGTTGGAGAAGAAGCTGGGCACACGGCTGGTCGACCGCACGGCGCGCAGCCTGCGCTTTACGCAAGAGGGCGCGCTGCTGTGCGAGCGCGGGGCAGAGCTGATCCGCCAGCTCGATGCACTGGCGGAGGATTTGCACACGCGCCGTGGCGGCCTGGTCGGCACGCTCAAGGTGAATGCGCCGCTGGGGTTTGGGCGGCGCTACGTGGCGCCCGTCATTGCGGATTTTCAGCAGCAGCATCCTGATGTCGACATCGAACTGGCGCTGTCCGATGCGCCGCTTGTCGAGGCGGCGGACCGCTTTGATGTGGTGGTGCATATCGGCGCATTGCAGGTATCGAACCTGGTCGGCCATGCGATTGCGCCGAATGCGCGCTTTGTCTGCGCGTCGCCTGCGTTCGTGAAGCGCTTCGGTTTGCCGGAAACGCCCGATGACCTTGCCGCGCTGCCTTGCATCGTTCTGCGCGAGAACAAGGAGGACGTGTCGCTCTGGCACTTCAGCAAGGGCCGAACGAGCCGCAGCGTGCGCGTGCCCAGGCCGCTCATCTGCAACGACGGCGATGTCATCCGCCAGTGGGCGTGCGAGGGGCGCGGCGTGATCCTGCGCTCGGAATGGGATGTCGCCGACGACCTGCGCGCAGGCCGCCTCCTGCGATTGCTGCCCGGCTGGAAGGCGCCGGACGCCAACGTGATCGCCCTCACGCACAACCGCGCGGGGTTGCCGCAACGCAGGCGTCACTTCATGCAGGCGCTGCAAGGCCGTTTCAAGCCGCAGCCACCGTGGCGTGCTTGATGTAGCACTACTGAATCTTTGATTCAAGCCAGCTTCACCGAAAGCCGGTGCGGGGTACCTACAATCGGCTGCATCGATCCCTACCGATTTGCAGGTGACCAGCGTGAACGTTTCCACCGCCTCCACCGTGTCTCCCGACACCGGCTATCCCAAGGCCATCCTGTTCGATCTGCTGACCGCGTTGCTCGATTCGTGGTCGCTCTGGAACCGCGCTGCCGGCTCCGAACAGGCAGGCCGCACTTGGCGCGCCGAGTATCTGCGGCTCACGTACGGCTGTGGCACGTACGTTCCTTATGAAGCGATGGTGCGGCAGGCCGCGCAGAACGTCGGCTTGCCGGCTTCCGCGCCCGAAGCGCTCGAAGCGAACTGGTTGCAGCTCGCACCGTGGAGTGGCGCTGCGCAGGCGCTGGCCCAGCTCCAGCCGCACTGCAAGCTGGCCGTGGTCACCAACTGTTCGGAACGGCTGGGCCGGCAAGCCGCCGCGCTGTTGCCGATCACGTGGGATGTCGTCATCACGGCCGAGCAGGCCGGCGTGTACAAGCCCGACCCGAAGCCGTATCGCATGGCCCTCGAGCAGCTTGGCGTGGAGGCGGCCGACGCGGCATTTGTGGCGGGCTCCAGCTACGACATGTTCGGCACGGCGGCCGTCGGCCTGCGCACGTATTGGCACAACCGGATCGGCCTGACGCCGGTGGAGGGCGCCCAGTTGCCGGAAATCACCTCGCCCACGCTGGACGATCTGCTGCCTTGGGCCCGCCGTTTTGCAGCATGAGGATGCAACCATGACCACCGACACACACGTGATTGACACCATCGACACGCCCGCAGCGTTGATCGACCTGCCGCGCATGCAGCACAACATCGCCCGCATGCAGCACCGCATGAACGCGCTGGGCGTGAAATTCCGCCCGCATGTGAAGACCACCAAGTGCCTCGACGTCGTACGCGCACAGGTGGCGGCCGGCGCGCAGGGCATCACCGTATCGACGTTGAAGGAGGCCGAGGCCTTCTTTGCCGCCGGTATCAAGGACATCCTGTACGCCGTGGGCATTGTCGCCACCAAGCTGCCGCGTGCGATGGCGCTGCGCAAGCGTGGCTGCGATCTCAAACTCGTGGTCGACAACGCCGAGGCCGCGCATGCGGTCGTCGACTACGCCCGCGCACACGGCGAGCGCTGTGAAGTGTGGATCGAAGTCGACACCGATGGGCACCGCTCCGGCATCACGCCCGAGCAGGACGCGCTCCTGGAAGTCGGCCGCATCCTGAAAAACGGCGGCATCGACGTGGGCGGCGTGATGACGCACGCCGGCTCCAGCTACGATCTGAACGACCGCGCCGCGCTGGCCGCATTGGCCGAGCAGGAGCGCGCCGGTTGCCTGCGCGCGGCGCAGCGCTTGCGCGAAGCCGGGGTGCCCTGCGCAGCGGTAAGCGTGGGTTCCACCCCAACGGCGTTGGCCACCGAACACCTCGAAGGCGTGACGGAGGTGCGCGCCGGCGTCTATGTGTTCTTCGATCTGGTCATGCACAACGTGGGCGTGTGTGCGATGGACGAGATTGCACTGAGCGTGCTGACCACCGTGATCGGTCATCAGCCCGACAAAGGCTGGGTGATCGTCGATGCGGGATGGATGGCGATGAGCCGAGACCGCGGCACCGCCAAGCAGTCGCATGACTTTGGCTACGGGCAGCCGTGCACGCTCGACGGTACGCCGCTCGAAGGGCTCACGCTGATCGGCGCGAACCAGGAGCACGGCATTCTGGCGGCCAGCGATGGCTCGGCGCGTGAAGACCTTGTGGCACGCTTTCCTGTCGGCACGAAGCTGCGTGTGCTGCCGAACCATGCGTGCGCCACGGGGGCGCAGTTTCCGGAGTATCTGGCGGTGTCGT
It encodes the following:
- a CDS encoding LysR family transcriptional regulator; the encoded protein is MTDSADLRFLLAIQHNGSLVATARALDLTPSAVSQRLQQLEKKLGTRLVDRTARSLRFTQEGALLCERGAELIRQLDALAEDLHTRRGGLVGTLKVNAPLGFGRRYVAPVIADFQQQHPDVDIELALSDAPLVEAADRFDVVVHIGALQVSNLVGHAIAPNARFVCASPAFVKRFGLPETPDDLAALPCIVLRENKEDVSLWHFSKGRTSRSVRVPRPLICNDGDVIRQWACEGRGVILRSEWDVADDLRAGRLLRLLPGWKAPDANVIALTHNRAGLPQRRRHFMQALQGRFKPQPPWRA
- a CDS encoding DSD1 family PLP-dependent enzyme, with product MTTDTHVIDTIDTPAALIDLPRMQHNIARMQHRMNALGVKFRPHVKTTKCLDVVRAQVAAGAQGITVSTLKEAEAFFAAGIKDILYAVGIVATKLPRAMALRKRGCDLKLVVDNAEAAHAVVDYARAHGERCEVWIEVDTDGHRSGITPEQDALLEVGRILKNGGIDVGGVMTHAGSSYDLNDRAALAALAEQERAGCLRAAQRLREAGVPCAAVSVGSTPTALATEHLEGVTEVRAGVYVFFDLVMHNVGVCAMDEIALSVLTTVIGHQPDKGWVIVDAGWMAMSRDRGTAKQSHDFGYGQPCTLDGTPLEGLTLIGANQEHGILAASDGSAREDLVARFPVGTKLRVLPNHACATGAQFPEYLAVSSRGVVQTWARFHGW
- a CDS encoding HAD-IA family hydrolase codes for the protein MNVSTASTVSPDTGYPKAILFDLLTALLDSWSLWNRAAGSEQAGRTWRAEYLRLTYGCGTYVPYEAMVRQAAQNVGLPASAPEALEANWLQLAPWSGAAQALAQLQPHCKLAVVTNCSERLGRQAAALLPITWDVVITAEQAGVYKPDPKPYRMALEQLGVEAADAAFVAGSSYDMFGTAAVGLRTYWHNRIGLTPVEGAQLPEITSPTLDDLLPWARRFAA